The following proteins are co-located in the Solanum pennellii chromosome 1, SPENNV200 genome:
- the LOC107018411 gene encoding dehydrin Rab18-like has protein sequence MRNEAIGKKGRERGRKRRLLWYWLACAALGAAAARATGGAGATAGCLAATGGLGFCRSAGGETREGGGLLVGKKERGKRSNGRGRRRGKGREDQNEREKRRRGGGQLPEKGETRRRQRENEEKRGRTTGRENGGGKRSVAAYDGGVFAGAHREREGGDSRFWRREGEERE, from the coding sequence ATGAGAAATGAGGCGATTGGGAAGAAGGGGAGAGAAAGAGGGAGAAAGAGGCGGCTGTTGTGGTACTGGCTGGCGTGCGCCGCTCTAGGCGCTGCTGCTGCGCGGGCTACCGGTGGTGCTGGCGCTACTGCAGGCTGCCTTGCAGCTACTGGTGGCCTGGGATTCTGCCGGTCTGCTGGCGGAGAGACGAGAGAGGGGGGAGGATTGCTAGTCGGAAAAAAGGAGAGAGGGAAGAGGAGCAACgggagagggagaagaagagGGAAAGGGAGAGAAGACCAAAACGAGAGGGAGAAGAGGAGAAGAGGAGGGGGACAACTGCCGGAAAAGGGAGAGACAAGAAGGAGGCAGAGAGAGAATGAGGAGAAGAGAGGTAGGACGACGGGGAGAGAGAACGGCGGAGGGAAGCGGAGCGTCGCCGCCTATGATGGTGGCGTCTTCGCCGGAGCACACAGAGAGAGGGAGGGCGGCGACTCTCGTTTTTGGAGAAGAGAGGGAGAGGAAAGGGAATAG